A genomic segment from Streptomyces sp. NBC_00237 encodes:
- a CDS encoding M1 family metallopeptidase, whose protein sequence is MALSRSARLAAIALATSSFCLVAVAAAPGPKPGSPGIGDPYFPHLGNGGFDIRHYDLGLDYDPGTDRLDARATITAKALKNLSSFHLDLQKLTVSSVKVDGRRADFSRKGDDIRITPRHWLEKGDRFTVEVVYGGVPEPLSGPIVFGSDYGWMKTGDGVFVACEPNAASTWFPGSDHPSDKATFDIRIKAPKGLTGVSNGRLVSTKTQGDKTTHHWRTDTPMATYLATATIGKFDVQKGVTPGGTPIYVAIDPVLKNASSVDVYGLTAEITDYWSKLFGKYPFEETGAIVDDMPQAGFSLETQTKPVYSAIRSEGTIAHELAHQWFGDSVSPEEWDDIWLNEGFATYSQWLWEEHKGRGTAHDLMRASYNGRPAASPFWQTVVGDPQRDTMFASAVYNRGAMTLQVLREKIGDKAFFTLLRTWVSDYKYANAETSEFIKYAERISGQQLDGLFDTWLFTKGKPAL, encoded by the coding sequence ATGGCACTCTCCCGTTCGGCACGTCTGGCGGCGATCGCACTCGCGACCTCCTCTTTCTGTCTGGTCGCGGTCGCGGCGGCCCCCGGCCCGAAACCCGGCTCGCCGGGCATCGGCGACCCGTACTTCCCCCACCTCGGCAACGGCGGCTTCGACATCCGCCACTACGACCTGGGGCTCGACTACGACCCCGGCACCGACCGCCTCGACGCCCGCGCCACCATCACCGCGAAGGCGCTGAAGAACCTCTCCTCCTTCCACCTGGACCTCCAGAAGCTCACGGTCTCCTCGGTCAAGGTCGACGGCAGACGCGCGGACTTCAGCCGCAAGGGCGACGACATCCGCATCACGCCCCGCCACTGGCTGGAGAAGGGCGACAGGTTCACCGTCGAGGTGGTGTACGGGGGAGTGCCCGAGCCGCTCTCCGGGCCGATCGTCTTCGGCTCCGACTACGGCTGGATGAAGACCGGCGACGGCGTCTTCGTCGCCTGCGAGCCGAACGCCGCCTCCACCTGGTTCCCCGGCAGCGACCACCCCTCCGACAAGGCCACCTTCGACATCCGCATCAAGGCCCCCAAGGGTCTGACGGGCGTCTCCAACGGGCGGCTGGTGTCGACGAAGACACAGGGCGACAAGACCACCCACCACTGGCGCACCGACACGCCGATGGCGACCTACCTGGCCACCGCCACCATCGGCAAGTTCGACGTCCAGAAGGGCGTCACCCCCGGCGGCACCCCGATCTACGTCGCGATCGACCCCGTACTGAAGAACGCCAGCAGCGTCGACGTGTACGGCCTGACCGCCGAGATCACCGACTACTGGTCGAAGCTCTTCGGCAAGTACCCCTTCGAGGAGACCGGCGCGATCGTCGACGACATGCCGCAGGCCGGATTCTCCCTGGAGACCCAGACCAAGCCGGTGTACTCGGCGATCCGCAGCGAGGGAACCATCGCGCACGAACTGGCCCACCAGTGGTTCGGCGACTCGGTCTCGCCCGAGGAGTGGGACGACATCTGGCTCAACGAGGGCTTCGCCACGTACAGCCAGTGGCTGTGGGAGGAGCACAAGGGCCGGGGCACAGCGCACGACCTGATGCGCGCCTCGTACAACGGGCGGCCCGCCGCGTCGCCCTTCTGGCAGACGGTGGTCGGCGACCCGCAGCGCGACACGATGTTCGCCTCCGCCGTCTACAACCGGGGCGCCATGACGCTCCAGGTGCTGCGCGAGAAGATCGGCGACAAGGCGTTCTTCACGCTGCTGCGGACGTGGGTCTCGGACTACAAGTACGCGAACGCCGAGACCAGCGAGTTCATCAAGTACGCGGAGCGGATCAGCGGGCAGCAGCTCGACGGGCTCTTCGACACCTGGCTCTTCACGAAGGGCAAGCCCGCGCTGTAG
- a CDS encoding ABC transporter ATP-binding protein, translated as MTVPKQSTSSPEPLLRVSGLTKHFPIRKGLLQRQTGAVRAVDGLDFDVRPGETLGVVGESGCGKSTMGRLITRLLEPTGGKIEFQGQDITHLGVGQMRPLRRDVQMIFQDPYSSLNPRHTIGTIVSAPFHLQGVKPEGGIKAEVQRLLEVVGLNPEHYNRYPHEFSGGQRQRIGIARALALKPKLVVADEPVSALDVSIQAQVVNLMEDLQDELGLTYVIIAHDLSVIRHVSDRIAVMYLGKIVELADRTSLYRAPMHPYTKALMSAVPVPDPKRRGMKSERILLKGDVPSPIAPPSGCRFHTRCWKATEICKTQDPPLLELKVGQQVACHHPENAPDQAPGETVVAEARDAVQIVDVAKDA; from the coding sequence ATGACGGTGCCGAAGCAGAGCACGTCCTCTCCCGAGCCGCTGCTCAGGGTCTCCGGCCTGACCAAGCACTTCCCGATCCGCAAGGGTCTGCTCCAACGGCAGACCGGCGCGGTGCGGGCGGTGGACGGCCTGGACTTCGACGTGCGTCCCGGGGAGACCCTGGGCGTCGTGGGTGAGTCCGGCTGCGGCAAGTCGACCATGGGGCGCCTCATCACGCGCCTTCTGGAGCCGACCGGCGGGAAGATCGAGTTCCAGGGGCAGGACATCACGCACCTCGGCGTCGGCCAGATGCGTCCGCTGCGCCGCGACGTACAGATGATCTTCCAGGACCCGTACTCCTCGCTGAACCCGCGGCACACCATCGGCACCATCGTCAGCGCGCCCTTCCACCTCCAGGGCGTCAAGCCCGAGGGGGGGATCAAGGCCGAGGTGCAGCGCCTCCTTGAGGTCGTGGGGCTCAACCCCGAGCACTACAACCGCTATCCGCACGAGTTCTCCGGCGGCCAGCGCCAGCGCATCGGCATCGCCCGGGCGCTCGCGCTCAAGCCGAAGCTGGTCGTCGCGGACGAGCCGGTCTCGGCGCTGGACGTCTCCATCCAGGCCCAGGTGGTCAACCTGATGGAGGACCTCCAGGACGAGCTGGGTCTGACGTACGTGATCATCGCGCACGACCTGTCGGTCATCCGGCACGTCTCGGACCGGATCGCGGTGATGTACCTCGGCAAGATCGTCGAGCTGGCGGACCGCACGTCGCTGTACCGGGCGCCGATGCATCCGTACACCAAGGCGCTCATGTCGGCGGTGCCGGTGCCCGACCCGAAGCGGCGCGGCATGAAGAGCGAGCGCATCCTGCTCAAGGGCGACGTGCCGTCGCCGATCGCGCCGCCGAGCGGCTGCCGGTTCCACACCCGGTGCTGGAAGGCGACGGAGATCTGCAAGACGCAGGACCCGCCGCTGCTCGAACTGAAGGTGGGCCAGCAGGTGGCCTGCCACCACCCGGAGAACGCTCCGGACCAGGCTCCGGGCGAGACGGTCGTGGCCGAGGCGCGGGACGCGGTGCAGATCGTGGACGTTGCCAAGGACGCCTAG
- a CDS encoding ABC transporter ATP-binding protein — MTDMTKTGAVGEPVAQTPPSSAFLDVRDLKVHFPTDDGLVKSVNGLSFQLEKGKTLGIVGESGSGKSVTSLGIMGLHTAGQYGRRKAQLSGEIWLDGKELLSADPEEVRRLRGRDMAMIFQDPLSALHPYFTIGHQIVEAYRIHHDVDKKVARKRAVEMLDRVGIPEPSKRVDSYPHEFSGGMRQRAMIAMSLVNNPSLLIADEPTTALDVTVQAQILSLITDLQKEFGSAVIIITHDLGVVAELADDIVVMYGGRCIERGPAEKIFYEPQHPYTWGLLGSMPRIDREDTERLIPVKGSPPSLINVPDGCAFNPRCPYADKPADNASRTVVPELREVGGKHFSACHMTQEQRTRIWTEEIAPKL, encoded by the coding sequence ATGACAGACATGACCAAGACGGGGGCCGTGGGGGAGCCGGTGGCACAGACGCCGCCGTCCTCCGCCTTCCTCGACGTACGCGACCTGAAGGTCCACTTCCCGACCGACGACGGCCTGGTGAAGTCCGTCAACGGGCTCTCCTTCCAGCTGGAGAAGGGCAAGACCCTCGGCATCGTGGGCGAGTCCGGGTCCGGCAAGTCGGTGACCTCGCTCGGCATCATGGGGCTGCACACGGCGGGCCAGTACGGCCGCCGCAAGGCGCAGCTCAGCGGTGAGATCTGGCTCGACGGCAAGGAGCTGCTGAGCGCGGACCCCGAAGAGGTCCGGCGGCTGCGCGGCCGCGACATGGCGATGATCTTCCAGGACCCGCTGTCCGCGCTGCACCCGTACTTCACCATCGGGCACCAGATCGTGGAGGCGTACCGGATCCACCACGACGTGGACAAGAAGGTCGCGCGCAAGCGTGCCGTCGAGATGCTGGACCGGGTCGGCATTCCGGAGCCGAGCAAGCGGGTGGACAGCTACCCGCACGAGTTCTCCGGCGGCATGCGGCAGCGCGCGATGATCGCGATGTCGCTGGTCAACAACCCGTCGCTGCTGATCGCCGACGAGCCGACCACCGCACTCGACGTCACCGTGCAGGCGCAGATCCTCAGCCTGATCACCGACCTCCAGAAGGAGTTCGGCTCGGCGGTCATCATCATCACCCACGACCTCGGCGTGGTCGCCGAGCTCGCGGACGACATCGTGGTGATGTACGGCGGCCGGTGCATCGAGCGCGGTCCGGCCGAGAAGATCTTCTACGAGCCCCAGCACCCCTACACCTGGGGCCTGTTGGGATCGATGCCGCGCATCGACCGCGAGGACACCGAGCGGCTCATCCCGGTCAAGGGCTCCCCGCCCAGCCTCATCAACGTGCCGGACGGCTGCGCCTTCAACCCCCGCTGCCCGTACGCCGACAAGCCGGCCGACAACGCCAGCCGTACCGTCGTACCGGAACTCCGGGAGGTCGGCGGCAAGCACTTCTCGGCCTGCCACATGACCCAGGAACAGCGCACGCGGATCTGGACCGAAGAGATTGCGCCGAAGCTGTGA
- a CDS encoding ABC transporter permease translates to MLTYLIRRLFAVAVMLIVVILAVFSIFFLIPKWTGQDPALFFVGKQADAAAIEGVREKLGLGDPILLQAWEFIRGIFAGRTYIGGGDVIECPAPCFGYSFKSQQAVWPVLLDRLPVTLFLALGAAVVWLFIGLTVGVLSALKRGTIWDRVAMSTALAGVSLPVYFTGLLSLAIFAYSLGWVNNAFTEFGEDPAAWFSGMILPWISLAFLFGAMYARMTRASMLEVMGEDYIRTARAKGLGEKTVIGKHAMRSTMTPILTLLGIDLGALMGGAILTETTFSLPGLGQAVLIAITDKDLPIILAVTLITASAVVLANLLVDLLYAVIDPRVRLT, encoded by the coding sequence GTGCTGACATATCTGATCAGGCGGCTGTTCGCCGTCGCAGTGATGCTGATCGTCGTGATCCTCGCGGTCTTCAGCATCTTCTTCCTGATCCCGAAGTGGACCGGTCAGGACCCCGCACTCTTCTTCGTCGGAAAGCAGGCCGACGCGGCCGCCATCGAGGGCGTCCGCGAGAAGCTGGGACTCGGCGATCCGATCCTCTTGCAGGCATGGGAGTTCATCCGGGGCATCTTCGCCGGGCGGACCTACATCGGCGGCGGCGACGTCATCGAGTGCCCGGCACCCTGCTTCGGCTACTCCTTCAAGAGTCAGCAGGCGGTCTGGCCGGTGCTCCTCGACCGGCTGCCCGTCACCCTCTTCCTGGCGCTGGGCGCCGCCGTGGTCTGGCTGTTCATCGGCCTGACCGTGGGCGTCCTGTCCGCGCTCAAGCGAGGCACGATCTGGGACCGGGTGGCGATGTCCACCGCGCTCGCGGGCGTCTCCCTGCCGGTCTACTTCACCGGTCTGCTCTCGCTGGCGATCTTCGCCTATTCGCTGGGCTGGGTGAACAACGCGTTCACCGAGTTCGGCGAGGATCCGGCGGCGTGGTTCAGCGGCATGATCCTGCCCTGGATCAGCCTCGCCTTCCTCTTCGGCGCGATGTACGCCCGTATGACCAGGGCGTCCATGCTCGAAGTCATGGGCGAGGACTACATCCGTACCGCTCGCGCCAAGGGCCTCGGTGAGAAGACGGTCATCGGCAAGCACGCCATGCGCTCGACGATGACCCCCATCCTCACCCTGCTCGGCATCGACCTCGGTGCCCTGATGGGCGGCGCGATCCTCACCGAGACCACGTTCAGCCTGCCGGGCCTGGGCCAGGCGGTGCTGATCGCGATCACCGACAAGGACCTGCCGATCATCCTGGCGGTCACGCTCATCACCGCCAGTGCGGTGGTGCTCGCCAACCTCCTCGTGGACCTCCTGTACGCCGTGATCGACCCCCGTGTGAGGCTCACATGA
- a CDS encoding ABC transporter substrate-binding protein — MRMGRVAAIATVAATTLLVTTACSGGGGKGGSGGSGGSSKGAGFNAGVEKIANPSDKKGGTLKFVGVQDADSWDTTMMYYGFAFDFARYYSRTLVSYTAAPGQKSIDLQPDLAKAKGTVSPDGLTYTYELKDGIKWEDGKEITSQDVKYGIERQWAQEALSGGPVYLRDILDPEKKFKGPYKDPKGIDAIQTPTDKKIVFKLPKANGDFEQILAMATNSPIRKDKDTKTKYALKPFSSGPYKFDSYSPGKGLKLSRNTNYDPKTDGLRKALPDNIEVTILTNADERDKRLINGDADLDLNQRGMNTSGRTTALKKHKENLDNPQTGFISYVAMPQSVKPFDNIECRKAVIYGTDHKSVQNARGGPIAAGDIAVNMLPPVIPGYDEKDDQYGLRANGGAADPVKAKEALKKCGQEKGFKTTLAVRNTDESDKKAAEAIQASLGKVGITVEIDQFNGKEGSSIVGNTANVIKKNYGLILYGWGPDFPSGQGYGLPLWHSDYILENGNNNYALIKDKAIDEGFAKAIAEQDPTKAAALYGEVNKKVMEGAYYLPLVNIKAVNWRSPRLTNVYASDAFSGWYDFAQIGVMK, encoded by the coding sequence ATGCGCATGGGGAGGGTCGCGGCGATCGCGACCGTCGCGGCCACCACGCTCCTGGTCACCACGGCCTGTAGCGGTGGCGGCGGCAAGGGCGGCAGCGGCGGCAGCGGCGGCAGCAGCAAGGGCGCGGGCTTCAACGCCGGCGTCGAGAAGATCGCGAACCCTTCCGACAAGAAGGGCGGGACGCTGAAGTTCGTCGGCGTCCAGGACGCCGACTCGTGGGACACCACGATGATGTACTACGGCTTCGCGTTCGACTTCGCGCGCTACTACAGCCGCACGCTCGTCAGCTACACCGCGGCCCCCGGCCAGAAGTCGATCGACCTCCAGCCGGACCTCGCCAAGGCCAAGGGCACGGTGAGCCCCGACGGCCTGACGTACACGTACGAGCTGAAGGACGGCATCAAGTGGGAGGACGGTAAGGAAATTACCTCCCAGGATGTCAAGTACGGCATCGAGCGCCAGTGGGCGCAGGAGGCGCTGTCCGGCGGTCCGGTCTACCTCCGCGACATCCTGGACCCGGAGAAGAAGTTCAAGGGCCCGTACAAGGACCCCAAGGGCATCGACGCCATCCAGACGCCCACGGACAAGAAGATCGTCTTCAAGCTCCCCAAGGCGAACGGCGACTTCGAGCAGATCCTCGCGATGGCGACCAACTCGCCGATCCGCAAGGACAAGGACACGAAGACCAAGTACGCCCTGAAGCCGTTCTCCTCGGGTCCGTACAAGTTCGACAGCTACTCCCCGGGCAAGGGCCTGAAGCTCTCGCGCAACACGAACTACGACCCGAAGACGGACGGCCTGCGCAAGGCGCTGCCGGACAACATCGAGGTCACCATCCTCACCAACGCCGACGAGCGCGACAAGCGCCTCATCAACGGCGACGCGGACCTGGACCTGAACCAGCGCGGCATGAACACCTCGGGCCGCACCACCGCGCTGAAGAAGCACAAGGAGAACCTCGACAACCCGCAGACCGGGTTCATCTCCTACGTGGCCATGCCGCAGAGCGTGAAGCCGTTCGACAACATCGAGTGCCGCAAGGCCGTCATCTACGGCACGGACCACAAGTCCGTGCAGAACGCGCGCGGCGGCCCGATCGCTGCCGGTGACATCGCGGTGAACATGCTGCCGCCGGTCATCCCCGGTTACGACGAGAAGGACGACCAGTACGGCCTGCGCGCCAACGGCGGCGCCGCCGACCCGGTCAAGGCCAAGGAAGCCCTGAAGAAGTGCGGCCAGGAGAAGGGCTTCAAGACCACTCTCGCCGTCCGCAACACCGACGAGTCCGACAAGAAGGCCGCCGAGGCCATCCAGGCGTCGCTCGGCAAGGTCGGCATCACGGTCGAGATCGACCAGTTCAACGGCAAGGAGGGGTCGTCGATCGTCGGCAACACCGCCAACGTCATCAAGAAGAACTACGGTCTGATCCTCTACGGCTGGGGCCCGGACTTCCCCTCCGGCCAGGGCTACGGCCTGCCGCTGTGGCACAGCGACTACATCCTTGAGAACGGCAACAACAACTACGCCCTGATCAAGGACAAGGCCATCGACGAGGGCTTCGCGAAGGCCATCGCCGAGCAGGACCCGACCAAGGCCGCCGCGCTCTACGGCGAGGTCAACAAGAAGGTCATGGAAGGCGCCTACTACCTTCCGCTGGTCAACATCAAGGCAGTCAACTGGCGTTCGCCCCGACTGACGAACGTCTACGCCTCCGACGCCTTCAGCGGCTGGTACGACTTCGCGCAGATCGGCGTCATGAAGTAG
- a CDS encoding ABC transporter permease, with the protein MTAPLHDAPAAEPATADVAAGVPAKKIEGRSLWAIAWLRLKRDKLALAGGIIVLVLVIIALLAPVISSLTGQTPEARNESLIDPLFGTPIGSFGGMSGEHWLGVEPTSGRDVFIRIVYGARVSLIVGFLAAVVAVVFGTLFGTLAGYFGGWVDTVISRVMDMLLAFPQLLFVISLISVMPGSLFGLTGSGLRLLVMILVIGFFGWPYIGRIVRGQVLSLREREYVEAARSLGAGRSYIVTKELLPNLVAPITVYTTLMIPTNILTEAALSFLGVGVKPPTASWGSMLSDAVQYYESDPMYMIVPGVAIFLTVLAFNLFGDGVRDAIDPKGSR; encoded by the coding sequence ATGACGGCACCACTTCACGACGCGCCCGCGGCGGAACCCGCAACGGCTGACGTCGCGGCCGGTGTACCGGCGAAGAAGATCGAGGGCCGCTCCCTGTGGGCCATCGCCTGGCTGCGGCTGAAGCGCGACAAGCTGGCACTCGCGGGCGGCATCATCGTCCTCGTGCTGGTGATCATCGCGCTTCTCGCACCAGTCATCTCCTCGCTGACCGGGCAGACGCCCGAGGCCCGCAACGAGAGCCTGATCGACCCGCTGTTCGGCACACCCATCGGGTCGTTCGGCGGGATGAGCGGCGAGCACTGGCTCGGCGTGGAGCCGACCAGTGGCCGCGACGTCTTCATCCGCATCGTCTACGGTGCCCGGGTCTCACTGATCGTCGGCTTCCTGGCGGCGGTCGTCGCCGTGGTCTTCGGCACTCTGTTCGGCACGCTGGCGGGCTACTTCGGCGGCTGGGTCGACACGGTCATCAGCCGCGTCATGGACATGCTGCTGGCCTTCCCGCAGCTGCTCTTCGTGATCTCGCTGATCTCCGTGATGCCGGGCTCCCTGTTCGGGCTCACGGGAAGCGGGCTGCGGCTGCTGGTGATGATCCTTGTCATCGGCTTCTTCGGCTGGCCCTACATCGGACGCATCGTCCGGGGTCAGGTGCTGTCGCTGCGCGAGCGCGAGTACGTCGAGGCGGCGCGCAGCCTGGGAGCGGGTCGCAGCTACATCGTGACCAAGGAGCTGCTGCCGAACCTGGTGGCACCGATCACCGTCTACACGACGCTGATGATCCCCACCAACATCCTCACCGAGGCGGCCCTGAGCTTCCTGGGCGTGGGCGTGAAGCCGCCCACGGCCTCCTGGGGTTCGATGCTCTCCGACGCGGTGCAGTACTACGAGTCCGACCCGATGTACATGATCGTTCCGGGTGTGGCCATCTTCCTCACGGTGCTCGCCTTCAACCTCTTCGGTGACGGCGTACGGGACGCGATCGACCCCAAGGGGTCCCGCTGA
- a CDS encoding enhanced serine sensitivity protein SseB C-terminal domain-containing protein, which produces MSASGTAAAGQVEHMLRQVTPGRYDAYEALLNALADGRLWMLLWHGTAGSPDAQYGNMEVEGFGYAPCVTSAQELAASGWNRAYEVGTGRDLARALYPDRWGIWLNPHAPGGGVGIPWLDLRRIATGLDRMPAGPLRMSEPTLEIPQFYAQLAQNAHRTSAVRALSRAWVQPALGAPYLAIGLDLYDTSRQSVEAVRAMMQQSVGVVPDGLPVSTVAMTDEHDPVGMWLRANARPFYDRDAHAPAPTGAPGYGYPPSRAY; this is translated from the coding sequence GTGAGCGCGTCAGGCACCGCGGCGGCCGGACAGGTCGAGCACATGCTGCGCCAGGTGACCCCGGGGCGGTACGACGCGTACGAGGCGCTGCTGAACGCCCTGGCGGACGGCCGGCTGTGGATGCTGCTCTGGCACGGCACCGCCGGGTCCCCCGACGCCCAGTACGGGAACATGGAGGTCGAGGGCTTCGGCTACGCGCCCTGCGTGACCTCCGCCCAGGAGCTCGCCGCGAGCGGCTGGAACCGGGCGTACGAGGTGGGCACCGGCCGTGACCTGGCCCGCGCCCTCTACCCCGACCGCTGGGGGATCTGGCTCAACCCGCACGCCCCCGGCGGCGGCGTCGGCATCCCCTGGCTGGACCTGCGGCGCATCGCCACCGGTCTGGACCGGATGCCCGCCGGGCCTCTGCGGATGTCCGAGCCCACGCTGGAGATCCCGCAGTTCTACGCCCAGCTCGCGCAGAACGCCCACCGCACGTCCGCCGTACGCGCGCTCAGCCGCGCCTGGGTGCAGCCCGCGCTGGGAGCCCCGTACCTCGCCATCGGTCTCGACCTGTACGACACCAGCCGCCAGTCCGTCGAGGCGGTGCGGGCGATGATGCAGCAGTCCGTGGGCGTCGTCCCGGACGGGCTGCCGGTGTCCACGGTCGCGATGACCGACGAGCACGACCCGGTCGGCATGTGGCTGCGCGCCAACGCCCGCCCGTTCTACGACCGCGACGCGCACGCGCCGGCCCCGACCGGCGCTCCCGGGTACGGCTACCCGCCGTCGCGCGCGTACTGA
- a CDS encoding enhanced serine sensitivity protein SseB, with protein sequence MEIPETTGQYGEPEQPGPHGGTPDADNQYAVPGGNGWPVNELEEVLAASLGNPGAGPRLVEVLGRSQVWIPLPNGGGPDQGPLDLPTVEVDGQAYVPVFSSEQQFFGCVGGGMGFAVAPAVEFARGLPPQLGIVVNQGGAVGVPLPPPAVAELCRTGRTPLDGTATGGRVRLFEPDWQEEPVDFLAAAAGEFQQSGVVVTARRALASVEGDAPQLFVGVQLSSWEGPDRNAPMDALGRALGRESVPWPVQLLLLDLAQDPVADWMLEQIRPFYTREH encoded by the coding sequence GTGGAGATTCCGGAGACGACGGGGCAGTACGGGGAGCCGGAACAGCCCGGCCCCCACGGCGGCACCCCGGACGCCGACAACCAGTACGCGGTCCCCGGAGGCAACGGGTGGCCCGTCAACGAGCTCGAAGAGGTCCTCGCCGCCTCCCTCGGCAACCCCGGCGCGGGCCCGCGTCTCGTGGAGGTGCTCGGGCGCTCGCAGGTGTGGATCCCGCTGCCGAACGGGGGCGGCCCCGACCAGGGACCGCTGGATCTGCCGACCGTCGAGGTCGACGGGCAGGCGTACGTCCCGGTCTTCAGCTCCGAGCAGCAGTTCTTCGGCTGCGTCGGCGGCGGGATGGGCTTCGCCGTCGCCCCGGCCGTGGAGTTCGCCCGTGGCCTCCCGCCGCAGTTGGGCATCGTCGTGAACCAGGGCGGCGCCGTGGGCGTGCCGCTGCCGCCGCCCGCCGTCGCCGAGCTCTGCCGCACCGGCCGCACCCCGCTGGACGGGACCGCGACCGGCGGTCGGGTGCGGCTCTTCGAGCCGGACTGGCAGGAGGAGCCGGTCGACTTCCTGGCCGCCGCCGCGGGCGAGTTCCAGCAGAGCGGTGTCGTCGTCACCGCCCGCCGCGCGCTGGCGAGCGTGGAGGGCGACGCCCCGCAACTGTTCGTGGGCGTACAGCTGTCCTCGTGGGAGGGGCCCGACCGCAACGCGCCGATGGACGCGCTGGGGCGGGCGCTGGGCCGGGAGTCCGTGCCGTGGCCGGTGCAGCTGCTGCTGCTCGATCTGGCGCAGGACCCGGTGGCCGACTGGATGCTGGAGCAGATCCGGCCGTTCTACACGCGCGAGCACTGA
- a CDS encoding AAA family ATPase, producing the protein MAAAGVAAAGVRAEAVVGAVGPVPVPVVRDLRERAGRSPRRLMFATGDVVVVSGLPGSGKSTLMGRAATGVRTIDSQDVRERWDAKAPRLLPYALYRPLVRVAHYAGLRKALHSGESVVVHDCGTQAWVRRWLAREARRRGRGLRLVLLDVTPGVARDGQRERGRGVSGYAFARHRRAVGALVRDAEEGRLPAGCASAVLLDRDAAGALKEIGFEGK; encoded by the coding sequence ATGGCAGCCGCAGGCGTGGCAGCCGCAGGTGTGCGGGCAGAGGCGGTCGTGGGGGCGGTGGGGCCCGTGCCGGTTCCGGTCGTACGCGATCTCCGGGAGCGGGCGGGGCGGAGTCCGCGTCGGCTGATGTTCGCCACGGGGGACGTGGTGGTGGTGTCGGGCCTGCCCGGCAGCGGCAAGTCCACCCTCATGGGCCGGGCCGCGACGGGGGTGCGGACCATCGATTCGCAGGACGTACGGGAGCGCTGGGACGCGAAGGCGCCGCGCTTGCTGCCGTACGCCCTCTACCGCCCGCTCGTGCGCGTCGCGCACTACGCGGGCCTGCGGAAGGCGCTGCACTCGGGCGAGTCCGTCGTCGTGCACGACTGCGGTACGCAGGCGTGGGTGCGGCGGTGGCTGGCGCGCGAGGCCCGCAGACGCGGGCGCGGGCTGCGGCTCGTCCTGCTCGACGTGACGCCCGGGGTGGCCAGGGACGGTCAGCGCGAGCGCGGACGAGGAGTCTCCGGTTACGCCTTCGCCCGGCACCGCAGGGCCGTCGGCGCGCTGGTCCGCGACGCGGAGGAGGGCAGGCTGCCCGCCGGGTGCGCCTCGGCGGTGCTGCTGGACCGGGACGCGGCGGGAGCGCTGAAGGAGATCGGGTTCGAGGGGAAGTGA